From a region of the Candidatus Omnitrophota bacterium genome:
- a CDS encoding glycosyltransferase family 2 protein: MKVSVIVIALNEEARIAGCLESIRWADEIIVVDTGSSDGTVDICKKYTDKISQSEWLGFGPLKDFAVSKTSNEWVLNIDADERVSDELRDEILALSSNPAIAAYNIPFHNFFMNRRLRFGGLGGEKHIRLFNKNTAGFGAEAVHESVAVRGRTGKLKGHIEHRSYRDLSAYFQKFNLYTSMIAREKFQKGKKFPVSAFFRIPYEFGVRYFFKLGFLDGVAGFIYASISAFYAGVKYFKLYELTTGLKE; encoded by the coding sequence ATGAAAGTCAGCGTTATTGTGATCGCGCTAAATGAGGAAGCCAGGATAGCCGGCTGTCTTGAAAGCATCAGGTGGGCGGATGAGATAATTGTCGTCGACACCGGAAGTTCCGACGGTACCGTTGATATTTGTAAAAAATACACGGATAAAATATCTCAGTCGGAATGGCTGGGTTTCGGGCCGCTCAAGGATTTTGCCGTTTCAAAAACTTCCAATGAATGGGTATTGAATATTGACGCGGACGAAAGGGTTTCGGATGAGCTGAGGGATGAGATCCTCGCGTTGTCTTCCAATCCCGCCATTGCCGCGTATAATATACCTTTTCACAATTTTTTTATGAACCGCCGTTTGCGTTTCGGGGGACTTGGCGGTGAAAAGCATATACGGTTATTCAACAAAAATACCGCGGGGTTCGGCGCTGAAGCCGTGCACGAGTCTGTGGCGGTAAGAGGCAGAACAGGGAAACTCAAAGGACACATAGAGCACCGGAGTTACAGGGACCTGTCCGCCTATTTTCAAAAATTCAATCTTTACACTTCAATGATCGCGCGCGAGAAATTTCAAAAAGGAAAGAAATTTCCTGTCAGCGCTTTTTTCAGAATACCGTACGAGTTCGGAGTAAGGTATTTTTTCAAACTGGGCTTTCTGGACGGCGTGGCGGGTTTTATCTATGCATCTATTTCGGCTTTTTACGCCGGAGTCA